A genomic window from Herbiconiux aconitum includes:
- the hemC gene encoding hydroxymethylbilane synthase has product MSAPLRIATRGSALARAQTGIVAATLAEATGSEVEIVIITSEGDRSRESLATLGGTGVFASALREALVAGECDMIVHSLKDLPTAPYEGLVIGAIPEREDPRDALCARGGLTLDELPEGARVGTGSPRRIAQLLSLRPDLEIVDIRGNVDTRLGRLVEGDLDAVVLASAGLGRLGRLDAASELFALELWPTAPGQGALAIETREGDSIPELLSIEHTPTRTAVLAERSVLAALEAGCAAPVGATASVVDDELRLSATVYQADGAAELGCERSAALLGDDHLVAELLGQAVAAQLLEDGAAELAPVGGSAPAAPGTDGSGDQYWPGGTE; this is encoded by the coding sequence GTGAGTGCCCCACTCCGCATCGCGACCCGCGGAAGCGCCCTCGCGCGTGCCCAGACCGGCATCGTGGCTGCGACCCTCGCCGAAGCCACCGGATCTGAGGTCGAGATCGTGATCATCACGTCTGAGGGTGACCGCTCGCGCGAATCGCTGGCGACCCTCGGCGGAACGGGCGTGTTCGCGAGCGCTCTGCGCGAGGCTCTGGTCGCTGGCGAATGCGACATGATCGTGCACTCTCTGAAAGACCTGCCGACGGCTCCGTATGAGGGGCTGGTGATCGGCGCCATCCCCGAGCGTGAAGATCCGCGCGACGCGCTCTGCGCCCGCGGCGGGCTCACGCTCGACGAATTGCCGGAAGGCGCCCGAGTGGGCACCGGTTCGCCGCGACGCATCGCGCAACTGCTCAGCCTGCGCCCCGACCTCGAGATCGTCGACATCCGGGGCAACGTCGACACCCGACTGGGCCGGCTCGTGGAGGGCGACCTCGATGCGGTGGTGCTCGCGTCAGCGGGGCTCGGAAGGCTGGGTAGGCTAGACGCAGCATCTGAACTCTTCGCACTCGAGCTCTGGCCCACCGCGCCTGGCCAGGGTGCGCTCGCGATCGAAACCCGAGAGGGAGACAGCATTCCCGAGTTGCTGAGCATCGAACACACTCCGACGCGCACGGCTGTTCTCGCCGAGCGCTCGGTGCTGGCCGCACTTGAGGCCGGCTGCGCAGCCCCGGTCGGTGCGACGGCCTCGGTCGTCGACGACGAATTGCGCCTCTCGGCGACGGTGTACCAGGCCGACGGCGCTGCTGAGCTCGGCTGCGAACGATCGGCCGCCCTGCTCGGCGACGACCACCTCGTGGCGGAGCTGCTCGGGCAAGCCGTTGCGGCGCAACTGCTCGAAGACGGCGCGGCCGAGCTCGCGCCCGTCGGCGGATCTGCGCCCGCAGCTCCAGGCACCGACGGCTCCGGCGACCAGTACTGGCCGGGCGGCACCGAATGA
- a CDS encoding alpha-ketoglutarate-dependent dioxygenase AlkB, protein MNLDFQTSLFDDIDADPELDELFGTVERTHLADGAWVDLRPGWIRNSDALFERLAVDVPWHADQREMYDKVVAVPRLVSHFGEGSLYPDPVLNRAQRALNDYYGRPPGQVFATAGLCFYRTGEDSVAWHGDRVGRTIDRDTMVAIVSVGAARTLSLRPKGGGATLRFPVGHGDLVVMGGSCQRTHEHAILKTKQAVGPRISVQFRPVWPR, encoded by the coding sequence ATGAACCTCGACTTCCAGACCTCACTCTTCGACGACATCGATGCCGATCCTGAACTCGACGAACTCTTCGGCACGGTCGAGCGCACGCACCTCGCCGACGGCGCATGGGTCGACCTGCGGCCGGGCTGGATCCGCAACTCCGACGCCCTGTTCGAGCGACTCGCCGTCGACGTGCCCTGGCATGCCGACCAACGAGAGATGTACGACAAGGTGGTCGCTGTGCCGCGTCTGGTCTCTCACTTCGGTGAGGGCTCGCTCTACCCCGATCCCGTGCTCAACCGGGCTCAGCGCGCCCTCAACGACTACTACGGGCGCCCACCCGGTCAGGTCTTCGCCACCGCCGGTCTGTGCTTCTACCGCACCGGAGAAGACAGCGTGGCCTGGCACGGCGACCGAGTGGGTCGCACGATCGATCGCGACACCATGGTGGCGATCGTCTCGGTCGGCGCAGCCCGAACCCTCTCGCTCCGGCCGAAAGGGGGCGGTGCGACGCTCCGTTTCCCGGTCGGGCACGGTGATCTCGTGGTGATGGGCGGCAGCTGCCAGCGCACTCACGAGCACGCCATCCTGAAGACGAAGCAAGCCGTCGGTCCGCGCATCAGCGTGCAGTTCCGGCCGGTGTGGCCCCGGTGA
- a CDS encoding phage holin family protein, which produces MTEDRDRRARRSLVSLLGELPTLIIALLKDEIENLKRELSARLAKLGIGVGLFVGAALFAFFALATLIAAAVLGLATVLPAWAAALIVAGALLLLAVILVLIGVSSVKKGMPIVPEDAITSIKKDINTVKGLGQS; this is translated from the coding sequence GTGACTGAAGACCGCGATCGACGGGCCCGTCGCTCCCTCGTCTCCCTGCTCGGCGAGCTGCCGACGCTCATCATCGCCCTGCTGAAAGACGAGATCGAGAATCTCAAGCGAGAGCTCTCGGCGAGACTGGCCAAGCTCGGCATCGGCGTCGGCCTTTTCGTGGGGGCGGCCCTCTTCGCGTTCTTCGCCCTCGCCACTCTCATCGCGGCCGCGGTGCTCGGGCTCGCGACGGTTCTTCCGGCCTGGGCGGCCGCCCTGATCGTTGCCGGCGCCCTGCTGCTGCTGGCCGTCATCCTCGTGCTGATCGGGGTCTCCTCGGTGAAGAAGGGGATGCCGATCGTTCCCGAAGACGCCATCACGAGCATCAAGAAAGACATCAACACGGTGAAGGGATTGGGCCAGTCATGA
- a CDS encoding protoporphyrinogen/coproporphyrinogen oxidase, whose product MAESTDRPSAEPLFGILSSDAASGTTDVVVIGGGVAGLVAARQLAHLGNTVTVVESREAVGGFVATREIAGVRLDSGAESFATRKGTVASLVTELGLGDDIVVPAEAGAWVAWDGGIAPLPASGVLGIPGVPLADDVRRIIGWGGSLRAYLDRLMPLLRVRAETDLGDIVRRRMGRRVLDRLVTPVVAGVHSADPSVVDVHTVAPGLTQAMTTQGSLSGAVMALREQAPAGSQVQGIAGGVYRLIEALEADCRYYGVQFRTATRVSGLSRAGGGEWTVGLAPADGASLADLADADADASDDAGANANANADAYAGGDAHADDLGAASPLVARAVVVATGFRTGLALLAEAGVGRGGEDAPPSLSPSPARAGMPAPEPSTPLPPQSDWPEPASVTIATLVVDDARLDAHPRGTGVLVAPGTPRVTAKALTHSSAKWRWLADSLPAHRHVLRLSYGRRGADARPSSEPAVDLATVLADASALLGVPLSEADVAGFDTMVWAESLAFATVGHKARVRQTLAAVQRVAGLDVVGAWVSGTGLAATVEHAQTTASGLAAELRGDRRLDAD is encoded by the coding sequence ATGGCTGAGTCCACGGATCGGCCATCCGCGGAGCCCTTGTTCGGCATCCTGTCATCCGATGCGGCGTCGGGCACCACCGACGTGGTGGTGATCGGCGGCGGAGTGGCCGGCCTCGTTGCCGCGCGGCAGCTGGCCCACCTCGGCAACACCGTCACAGTGGTCGAATCGCGGGAGGCGGTGGGTGGCTTCGTCGCGACCCGCGAGATCGCGGGCGTGCGGCTCGACTCGGGCGCCGAGAGCTTCGCCACGCGCAAGGGAACCGTCGCGTCCCTGGTGACCGAGCTCGGCCTCGGCGACGACATCGTGGTGCCGGCCGAGGCCGGCGCGTGGGTGGCTTGGGACGGCGGGATCGCACCGCTTCCTGCCTCGGGGGTGCTCGGCATTCCCGGGGTTCCGCTCGCCGACGACGTGCGTCGCATCATCGGCTGGGGCGGATCGCTCCGCGCCTACCTCGACCGCCTGATGCCGCTGCTCCGGGTGCGCGCCGAAACCGACCTCGGCGACATCGTGCGCCGCCGGATGGGTCGGCGCGTGCTCGATCGGCTCGTCACGCCGGTGGTCGCCGGGGTGCACTCGGCTGACCCCTCGGTGGTCGACGTGCACACCGTCGCGCCCGGGCTCACCCAGGCGATGACCACCCAGGGGTCGCTCTCCGGCGCCGTCATGGCCCTGCGCGAGCAGGCGCCGGCCGGCTCGCAGGTGCAGGGGATCGCGGGGGGCGTGTACAGACTGATCGAGGCCCTCGAAGCCGACTGCCGCTACTACGGGGTGCAGTTCCGTACGGCGACCCGGGTGAGCGGGTTGTCGCGAGCGGGCGGCGGGGAGTGGACCGTCGGGCTGGCGCCGGCAGACGGAGCTTCGTTGGCCGACCTCGCCGACGCTGACGCTGACGCCTCAGATGACGCCGGCGCCAACGCCAACGCCAACGCCGACGCTTATGCCGGCGGCGACGCGCACGCCGACGACCTCGGTGCCGCTTCCCCGCTCGTCGCGCGGGCCGTCGTGGTGGCCACCGGGTTCCGAACGGGGCTCGCGCTGCTGGCCGAAGCGGGAGTCGGTCGTGGGGGCGAAGATGCTCCACCATCTCTATCGCCATCGCCCGCGCGCGCCGGGATGCCGGCTCCCGAGCCCTCGACGCCTCTGCCGCCGCAGAGCGACTGGCCGGAACCCGCCTCCGTCACCATCGCCACCCTCGTGGTCGACGACGCGCGGCTGGACGCGCATCCGCGGGGCACCGGCGTTCTCGTCGCGCCCGGCACCCCTCGCGTCACGGCGAAAGCACTCACCCACTCGAGCGCCAAGTGGCGGTGGCTCGCCGACTCCCTTCCGGCGCATCGGCACGTGCTGCGGCTGTCATACGGGCGACGGGGTGCGGATGCGCGGCCCTCATCCGAGCCCGCCGTCGACCTCGCCACGGTGCTCGCCGACGCGTCTGCTCTGCTCGGCGTTCCGCTCTCCGAGGCCGACGTCGCGGGCTTCGACACGATGGTCTGGGCCGAGTCGCTCGCGTTCGCGACCGTGGGGCACAAGGCACGCGTGCGTCAGACGCTCGCCGCCGTGCAGCGCGTCGCCGGCCTCGACGTGGTCGGCGCGTGGGTGTCGGGCACGGGGCTCGCGGCCACGGTCGAACACGCGCAGACGACGGCATCCGGTCTCGCTGCCGAACTGCGAGGCGACCGCCGACTCGACGCGGACTGA
- a CDS encoding uroporphyrinogen-III synthase, whose protein sequence is MTAWSQRPLGGWRILVPRGGPWGHGVAADLRAVGAKPIVAPMINFAPTEDAETLDRALKALAAGSFDWLTMTSATTVDVLTAHQATVPSSTHIAAVGETTAAALMAAGYKVDLVPPEDNSAKGLLRELKRFEQFGPELRVLTLRSDIAKPVLTEGLIKRGHTVESVVAYRTIGVEVDPQIRADIAAGAIDAVFVTSGSVAEQVQLQLGPIPESTLVAAIGPRTAEDARAYGLRVDVIAKGRSAESLINSVIEVANARRAAEAAD, encoded by the coding sequence ATGACCGCCTGGTCGCAGCGCCCGCTCGGCGGATGGCGCATCCTGGTTCCCCGTGGCGGACCGTGGGGTCACGGTGTCGCTGCCGACCTGCGAGCGGTCGGCGCGAAACCGATAGTCGCCCCGATGATCAACTTCGCCCCCACCGAAGACGCCGAGACGCTCGACCGAGCACTCAAGGCGCTGGCCGCCGGGTCGTTCGACTGGCTCACCATGACGAGTGCCACCACCGTCGACGTGCTGACGGCGCATCAGGCCACCGTGCCGTCGTCAACCCACATCGCCGCGGTCGGGGAGACCACGGCCGCCGCGCTGATGGCGGCCGGCTACAAGGTCGACCTCGTTCCGCCGGAGGACAACTCGGCGAAAGGTCTCCTGCGCGAGCTCAAGCGTTTCGAGCAATTCGGCCCGGAGCTGCGTGTGCTCACGCTGCGCAGCGACATCGCGAAGCCTGTACTCACCGAGGGTCTGATCAAGCGGGGTCACACGGTCGAATCGGTCGTGGCCTACCGCACCATCGGTGTCGAGGTCGATCCGCAGATTCGGGCCGACATCGCGGCCGGAGCCATCGACGCCGTGTTCGTGACGTCGGGATCGGTGGCCGAACAGGTTCAGCTGCAGCTCGGCCCGATCCCGGAATCGACTCTCGTGGCGGCGATCGGCCCCCGCACGGCGGAAGACGCCCGTGCCTACGGCCTGAGGGTCGACGTCATCGCGAAGGGCCGCTCGGCCGAGTCGCTGATCAACTCCGTGATCGAAGTCGCCAACGCTCGCCGCGCCGCGGAGGCGGCCGACTAG
- a CDS encoding ferrochelatase codes for MTIEARVPAASPAAADGPEHVTVPVAYDGILLASFGGPEGQDDVIPFLRNVTRGRGIPDERLEEVAHHYRAFGGVSPINAQNRMLKAALEAELASRGIELPVLWGNRNWDPYLRDTLRDAHEQGHRTLIAIATSAYSSYSSCRQYREDFAAALDETGLAGSLTIDKVRQFFDHPGFVQPFIDGVFSALDELRAQLPGLDVERDVEVLFTTHSIPSADAERSGPASRGFGPKGAYAAQHKAVAEVVMAAATAGADIPWQLVYQSRSGPPSQPWLEPDINDAIAELPARGVKAVVIVPLGFVSDHMEVLWDLDNEALASCAEHGLIGVRVPTPGVDPAYVSGLVDLVLERVEGTPVVDRPALTELGPWYDVCRPGCCENVRLGFKPAVAGIAP; via the coding sequence GTGACGATCGAGGCACGCGTTCCGGCCGCCAGCCCGGCTGCGGCAGACGGCCCGGAGCACGTCACGGTGCCCGTCGCCTACGACGGCATCCTGCTCGCCTCCTTCGGCGGCCCGGAGGGGCAAGACGACGTCATCCCCTTCTTGCGGAACGTGACGCGCGGTCGTGGCATCCCCGACGAACGTCTCGAGGAGGTCGCGCACCACTACCGAGCGTTCGGCGGGGTCAGCCCGATCAATGCCCAGAACCGGATGCTCAAGGCCGCACTCGAGGCGGAGCTCGCCTCGCGGGGAATCGAGCTGCCCGTGCTGTGGGGCAACCGCAACTGGGATCCGTACCTGCGCGACACCCTGCGCGACGCTCACGAGCAGGGCCATCGCACCCTGATCGCGATCGCCACCAGCGCGTACAGCTCCTACTCGAGCTGCCGCCAATACCGCGAGGACTTCGCCGCCGCTCTCGACGAGACCGGCCTGGCCGGATCGCTCACGATCGACAAGGTGCGTCAGTTCTTCGATCACCCGGGATTCGTGCAGCCCTTCATCGACGGCGTGTTCTCGGCACTCGACGAGCTGCGCGCGCAGCTGCCCGGTCTCGACGTCGAGCGCGACGTCGAGGTGCTCTTCACCACGCACTCGATCCCGAGTGCCGATGCGGAACGCTCCGGCCCGGCTTCTCGCGGCTTCGGCCCGAAGGGCGCCTACGCGGCGCAGCATAAGGCGGTCGCCGAGGTCGTGATGGCCGCGGCCACCGCCGGAGCCGACATTCCCTGGCAGCTCGTCTACCAGTCGCGCTCCGGCCCTCCGTCGCAGCCCTGGCTCGAGCCCGACATCAACGACGCCATCGCCGAACTCCCCGCCCGCGGCGTGAAGGCCGTCGTGATCGTGCCGCTCGGTTTCGTGAGCGACCACATGGAGGTGCTCTGGGATCTCGACAACGAGGCGCTCGCATCCTGTGCCGAGCACGGCTTGATCGGCGTTCGGGTGCCGACGCCCGGTGTCGACCCGGCCTACGTCTCCGGTCTCGTCGACCTCGTGCTCGAGCGTGTCGAGGGCACGCCGGTCGTCGACCGACCCGCCCTCACCGAGCTCGGCCCGTGGTATGACGTCTGCCGCCCGGGCTGCTGCGAGAACGTGCGACTCGGCTTCAAGCCTGCGGTGGCGGGGATCGCCCCGTGA
- the hemE gene encoding uroporphyrinogen decarboxylase produces MTLPVTHPLSDGRTSGAPLVTTYRGVRGAVTPVWFMRQAGRSLPEYRELRVGTRMLDACLDPELASEITLQPVRRHGVDAAIFFSDIVIPLRLAGVDVDIEPGRGPVLASPIRSAADVAALPSPSGADFSAVSAGVARTVEQLGTTPLIGFAGAPFTLAAYLVEGGPSKDHLRARTMMHADPDAWAALLGWAAEVTGGFLRAQILAGASAGQLFDSWVGSLSVADYVERVAPHSAAALAQIADLDVPTVHFGVGSGEVLKPMHEIGVDVVGVDWRIPLDVASSRLGGQVTLQGNIDPALLAAPWPVLESHVLDVLARGRSAPAHVVNLGHGVPPETDPAVLTRIVELVHAQGEDRVDG; encoded by the coding sequence GTGACTCTGCCCGTGACCCATCCGCTGTCCGACGGCCGCACATCCGGCGCCCCCCTGGTCACCACCTATCGGGGTGTGCGCGGAGCTGTGACCCCCGTCTGGTTCATGCGCCAAGCCGGCCGCTCGCTGCCCGAATACCGCGAACTGCGCGTCGGAACCCGGATGCTCGACGCCTGCCTCGACCCGGAGCTCGCCAGCGAGATCACCCTCCAGCCCGTTCGGCGGCACGGTGTCGACGCGGCCATCTTCTTCAGCGACATCGTGATCCCGCTGCGTCTTGCGGGCGTCGACGTCGACATCGAGCCGGGCCGCGGTCCGGTGCTCGCGTCCCCCATCCGCAGCGCAGCGGATGTCGCCGCACTGCCCTCTCCGTCGGGCGCCGACTTCTCGGCCGTCTCGGCAGGAGTCGCGCGAACCGTCGAGCAACTCGGAACGACCCCGCTGATCGGATTCGCGGGCGCTCCCTTCACCCTCGCGGCCTACCTCGTCGAGGGCGGCCCCTCGAAAGACCACCTGCGCGCCCGCACGATGATGCACGCCGATCCGGATGCCTGGGCGGCGCTGCTCGGCTGGGCCGCGGAGGTCACGGGCGGGTTCCTCCGCGCGCAGATCCTCGCCGGCGCCAGTGCAGGTCAGCTCTTCGACTCCTGGGTCGGCTCGCTCTCCGTCGCCGATTACGTCGAACGGGTCGCACCGCACTCGGCCGCCGCCCTCGCGCAGATCGCCGACCTCGACGTGCCGACCGTGCACTTCGGCGTGGGCAGCGGCGAGGTGCTGAAGCCGATGCACGAGATCGGGGTCGACGTCGTGGGCGTCGACTGGCGCATCCCGCTCGACGTCGCCTCGTCGCGCCTCGGTGGGCAGGTCACCCTGCAGGGCAACATCGACCCGGCGCTGCTCGCGGCGCCCTGGCCGGTGCTCGAGTCGCACGTGCTCGATGTGCTCGCGCGGGGGCGGAGCGCTCCTGCGCACGTCGTGAACCTGGGGCACGGGGTTCCGCCCGAGACCGATCCCGCGGTGTTGACGCGGATCGTCGAGCTGGTGCACGCACAAGGGGAGGACAGAGTCGATGGCTGA
- a CDS encoding YtxH domain-containing protein, which yields MRGKIIFVVGLATGYVLGTRAGRERYEQIKAGAQKVWNTPTVQSGVQKAQDFAGARVDTVKADLSHKARNALGALIGREPLSGPQRSAAASNTGSTRPKTTATKPAARKPASTSSTKSPTSSTTKASAQSSAAADAESDE from the coding sequence ATGCGCGGAAAGATCATCTTCGTCGTCGGGCTCGCAACTGGGTATGTACTCGGAACGCGCGCCGGACGAGAGCGGTACGAGCAGATCAAGGCGGGTGCCCAGAAGGTGTGGAACACTCCGACGGTTCAGTCGGGTGTGCAGAAGGCGCAGGACTTCGCAGGTGCTCGGGTCGACACCGTCAAAGCCGACCTCTCGCACAAGGCGCGTAACGCGCTCGGTGCCTTGATCGGCCGCGAGCCGCTGAGCGGACCGCAGCGCAGCGCTGCCGCGAGCAACACCGGTTCGACGCGGCCGAAGACCACCGCGACGAAGCCCGCTGCTCGAAAGCCGGCGAGCACGTCGTCGACGAAATCGCCCACCTCGTCCACCACCAAGGCTTCGGCGCAGAGCTCGGCCGCCGCCGACGCCGAATCCGACGAGTAA
- the hemQ gene encoding hydrogen peroxide-dependent heme synthase gives MTDPTVDQDAEAYLARDVEDSETVPVIGYTLWAVFRRNPEEPLGIDGTDVPDAIGQLDDTIVSIEEEDVFVRGLYDVSGLRADADVMVWLHGSAPETLQWALRQLRRTRIFAPLLPTWNAMGVHRDAEFSANHLPAFMRGKEPAGWLTVYPFVRSYEWYLLPEAERRQMLADHGRSGAEYRSVLTNTVASFALGDYEWILALEDDELTNLVDLMRHLRATDARLHVREEVPFYTGRRIATAEIVEVLQ, from the coding sequence ATGACTGACCCGACAGTCGACCAGGACGCCGAGGCGTATCTCGCCCGCGACGTCGAAGACTCCGAGACGGTTCCCGTCATCGGTTACACCCTCTGGGCGGTGTTCCGCCGCAACCCCGAAGAGCCCTTGGGCATCGACGGCACCGACGTGCCGGATGCGATCGGCCAGCTCGACGACACCATCGTGTCGATCGAGGAGGAGGACGTCTTCGTGCGCGGCCTCTATGACGTCTCGGGGCTCCGTGCCGACGCCGATGTGATGGTGTGGCTGCACGGGAGCGCGCCCGAGACCCTCCAATGGGCGCTCCGCCAGCTGCGCCGCACCCGCATCTTCGCTCCCTTGCTCCCCACCTGGAACGCAATGGGGGTGCATCGCGACGCCGAGTTCTCGGCCAACCATCTCCCCGCCTTCATGCGGGGCAAGGAGCCGGCCGGCTGGCTCACGGTTTACCCGTTCGTGCGCTCCTACGAGTGGTATCTGCTGCCCGAGGCGGAGCGCCGCCAGATGCTGGCCGACCACGGCCGTTCGGGCGCCGAGTACCGCTCCGTGCTCACCAACACTGTCGCCTCGTTCGCTCTCGGTGACTACGAGTGGATTCTCGCCCTCGAAGACGACGAGCTCACCAACCTGGTCGACCTGATGCGCCACCTGCGTGCGACGGATGCCCGCTTGCACGTTCGTGAGGAGGTTCCCTTCTACACCGGGCGACGGATAGCGACCGCCGAGATCGTCGAGGTGCTGCAGTGA
- the hemB gene encoding porphobilinogen synthase, which yields MNSGSFPEVRPRRLRATPAMRRLVAETRIDPAQLVLPLFVRDDIVEPVPLQAMPGVVQHTFDSLGAAVTEAAEAGLGGVMLFGVPADSAKDARGSGATDPDGVLNAATRVAVAEAGDALVVQTDLCLDEFTDHGHCGVLAPDGSVDNDASLERYRDMALEQARAGSQMLGLSGMMDGQVAAVRGALDAEGFDQVAVLAYAAKYASAFYGPFREAVGSTLRGDRKTYQLDPANRREGVREALLDVAEGADVVMVKPAMSYLDLVADVSASVPVPVWAYQVSGEYAMIEAAAANGWIERERAILETLTSIRRAGAEAVLTYWAVEVARSLKGL from the coding sequence ATGAACTCAGGCTCCTTCCCCGAGGTGCGACCGCGCCGGCTGCGAGCGACTCCGGCGATGCGCCGACTGGTCGCCGAAACCCGGATCGACCCGGCGCAGCTCGTGCTCCCGCTCTTCGTGCGCGACGACATCGTGGAGCCCGTGCCGCTTCAGGCGATGCCCGGTGTGGTGCAGCACACCTTCGACAGCCTGGGCGCCGCCGTGACCGAGGCCGCCGAGGCCGGGCTCGGGGGCGTCATGCTTTTCGGTGTGCCGGCCGACTCGGCCAAAGACGCCCGCGGCAGCGGAGCGACCGATCCCGACGGCGTGCTCAACGCCGCGACACGGGTCGCCGTGGCCGAAGCCGGTGACGCGCTGGTGGTGCAGACCGACCTGTGCCTCGACGAGTTCACCGACCATGGTCATTGCGGTGTGCTCGCGCCCGACGGTTCGGTCGACAACGACGCGTCGCTCGAGCGCTACCGCGACATGGCTCTCGAGCAGGCCAGGGCCGGCTCGCAGATGCTCGGTCTCTCCGGCATGATGGACGGCCAGGTCGCCGCCGTGCGCGGCGCGCTCGACGCCGAGGGCTTCGATCAGGTGGCCGTGCTCGCTTACGCCGCGAAGTACGCCTCGGCCTTCTATGGTCCGTTCCGCGAGGCCGTCGGATCGACGCTGCGCGGCGACCGCAAGACCTACCAGCTCGATCCGGCGAACCGTCGCGAGGGTGTGCGCGAAGCACTCCTCGACGTGGCGGAGGGCGCTGACGTCGTGATGGTGAAGCCCGCGATGAGCTACCTCGACCTGGTCGCCGACGTGTCGGCATCCGTTCCGGTTCCGGTCTGGGCCTACCAGGTGTCGGGCGAGTACGCGATGATCGAGGCGGCAGCGGCGAACGGCTGGATCGAGCGGGAGCGCGCCATCCTCGAGACGCTCACGAGCATCCGTCGGGCCGGAGCCGAAGCGGTGCTGACCTACTGGGCGGTCGAGGTCGCCCGCTCACTGAAAGGACTGTGA
- a CDS encoding DUF3618 domain-containing protein: MSDKDATPELPQRSKEQLHADIEKNRARLKATLDAIEFKLNVPKQARHAVHRVKTRIAVFRDRNPIGFGVGVASAIAAVGLVAVLGFRSASKK, encoded by the coding sequence ATGAGCGACAAAGACGCGACGCCCGAGCTCCCGCAGCGTTCGAAGGAGCAGCTGCACGCCGACATCGAGAAGAACCGAGCCCGCCTGAAGGCGACTCTCGACGCCATCGAGTTCAAACTCAACGTGCCCAAGCAGGCGCGCCACGCGGTGCACCGGGTGAAGACCCGCATCGCGGTGTTCCGCGACCGGAACCCGATCGGATTCGGGGTCGGAGTCGCCAGCGCCATCGCGGCCGTGGGGCTCGTGGCCGTGCTCGGTTTCCGTTCCGCGAGCAAGAAGTAG